The following proteins come from a genomic window of Montipora capricornis isolate CH-2021 chromosome 9, ASM3666992v2, whole genome shotgun sequence:
- the LOC138014909 gene encoding transcription factor VBP-like, which translates to MSASFLKNYMDLDEFLAVKDLCAGLSRTESDYSEDDMDQDFVNYIEKEDAPSEFGLSPHFDANDSSLASPSTGSTSDEGRGDSVCSSSENTTSSCSCESPAVSEKNATAPRKRKRKSPNSCSEKEKGSTRKRRRKTTNGIVKETTEGGDNPEKQKTANPVPRISRKSVDDSIKDEKYWERRKKNNQAAKRSRDLKRQKEINVKERAASLEAENKQLRDEVKKLKDYLNKLGDKID; encoded by the coding sequence ATGAGTGCCAGCTTCTTGAAAAATTACATGGACCTGGACGAGTTTTTGGCTGTGAAGGACTTGTGTGCAGGtctctcaagaacggagagtgATTACTCCGAGGACGATATGGATCAAGACTTTGTAAATTATATCGAAAAGGAGGATGCTCCATCAGAATTTGGTTTGTCTCCTCATTTCGACGCGAACGATTCTTCGTTAGCCTCGCCGAGCACGGGCAGTACTTCGGACGAGGGGAGAGGTGATAGCGTTTGCAGCTCGTCTGAAAATACTACGTCTTCGTGTTCATGCGAATCTCCTGCTGTATCGGAGAAAAATGCTACAGCCccaagaaagagaaaaaggaaatcaccaaattcatgtagcgaaaaagaaaaaggatcGACGCGAAAACGAAGGAGAAAGACTACGAATGGTATTGTAAAAGAGACAACAGAGGGAGGTGACAatccagaaaaacaaaaaacagctaATCCAGTGCCACGAATTTCCCGAAAGTCCGTGGATGATTCTATCAAAGACGAAAAATATtgggaaagaagaaagaaaaataatcaagCGGCAAAAAGATCCCGTGATCTTAAGAGACAGAAAGAAATCAACGTGAAAGAAAGAGCAGCGTCCTTAGAAGCAGAAAACAAGCAACTGAGAGACGAGGTTAAAAAGCTGAAAGACTATCTTAACAAGCTTGGAGACAAGATCGATTAA